A genomic segment from Saprospiraceae bacterium encodes:
- the trxA gene encoding thioredoxin has translation MAFEFTDINFDTKATEGVTVVDFWAEWCGPCRMIGPIIEELSTEYENKALIGKVNVDDNPEISMKYGIRSIPTILILKDGEVVDKQVGVTTKKVLAQKIDAAL, from the coding sequence ATGGCATTTGAATTCACAGATATTAATTTCGACACTAAAGCGACAGAAGGCGTAACAGTTGTTGACTTCTGGGCAGAATGGTGTGGACCATGCCGGATGATTGGACCAATCATCGAAGAATTGTCCACTGAATACGAAAACAAAGCATTGATTGGGAAGGTAAATGTAGACGACAACCCGGAAATATCCATGAAATATGGTATTCGTAGCATCCCAACTATCCTTATTTTGAAAGATGGAGAGGTTGTTGACAAACAAGTAGGGGTTACGACAAAAAAGGTTTTAGCCCAGAAAATTGATGCTGCACTTTGA
- a CDS encoding DUF3810 family protein — protein MAIKRKVFWIGLGVLALLLKAIGNVQPLWVETYYSRGVFLPIRAFFDIFLGWIPFPILYLLVPFLMVWTWQSIRKIIRQNHTWAARLWHITLSFAAFLGGSLFAFLMLWGFNYGRISIEDQLGIQPEPLTKEEIWEALRAETIVISELRAKIPSASAAALNRADLPVNLEAVLRDQLKTWLKKNGFPAWSNARAHKIYPKGIFLRFSSSGLYFPFSGQGQVDGGLHPLQWPYVMTHEMGHAYGFGDEGTCNFLAYVACAEAKDPAIAYMARLAYWRTLATNYLRYEPEQYRDFRKELPAGIQADLDAINQNLRDYPDIMPRFRYAAYDAYLKAQGIKEGMMNYSRVMMLVKAWKEKKEGEGDFNQN, from the coding sequence ATGGCAATAAAAAGAAAAGTGTTTTGGATAGGCCTTGGGGTGCTAGCGCTGCTTTTAAAGGCGATAGGCAATGTTCAACCCTTATGGGTGGAGACTTATTACAGTAGAGGTGTTTTTTTACCTATCCGCGCTTTTTTTGATATTTTTTTGGGATGGATCCCTTTTCCTATCCTTTATTTATTGGTGCCCTTTTTAATGGTCTGGACATGGCAAAGTATCCGAAAAATTATCCGCCAAAACCATACTTGGGCAGCGAGACTTTGGCATATTACCCTTAGCTTTGCTGCTTTCCTGGGCGGCAGTTTATTTGCTTTTTTGATGTTATGGGGTTTTAATTATGGTCGTATATCAATTGAAGATCAGTTAGGTATACAACCCGAACCGCTAACTAAGGAAGAAATTTGGGAAGCCCTTCGGGCTGAAACCATCGTCATTAGCGAATTGAGAGCTAAAATCCCCAGTGCTTCAGCTGCGGCGCTAAATCGAGCTGATTTGCCAGTCAACTTGGAAGCCGTTTTGCGGGATCAACTAAAGACCTGGCTGAAGAAAAATGGGTTCCCTGCCTGGTCGAATGCCAGGGCCCATAAAATTTATCCTAAAGGTATATTTTTGAGATTCAGCTCCTCAGGGTTGTATTTCCCTTTTTCTGGACAAGGGCAGGTTGATGGGGGCTTGCATCCTTTGCAATGGCCTTATGTAATGACCCATGAGATGGGACACGCCTATGGCTTTGGTGATGAAGGGACGTGTAATTTTCTCGCCTATGTAGCCTGCGCTGAGGCCAAAGACCCCGCGATAGCTTATATGGCCCGACTCGCCTACTGGCGAACCTTGGCTACGAACTATTTGCGTTATGAGCCAGAGCAGTATCGGGACTTTCGAAAGGAGTTACCCGCTGGTATCCAGGCTGACCTTGATGCCATCAATCAAAATCTGAGAGATTATCCCGACATCATGCCCCGTTTTCGTTATGCCGCTTATGATGCTTACCTCAAGGCGCAGGGAATCAAGGAGGGAATGATGAATTACAGCAGGGTCATGATGCTTGTAAAAGCCTGGAAGGAAAAGAAGGAGGGGGAAGGGGATTTTAATCAAAATTAA
- a CDS encoding translation initiation factor produces the protein MAKQQKKGRLGIVFSTNPDFEYHFEETEETAEVPENQQKLRVSLDKKQRKGKEVTLVTGFVGPEDTLKELGKVLKGKCGVGGSVKDGEIILQGDHRDKVVTILKEKGYTQTKRSGG, from the coding sequence ATGGCTAAGCAACAAAAAAAAGGTCGACTTGGTATCGTTTTCTCCACGAATCCCGATTTTGAATACCACTTTGAGGAAACGGAGGAAACTGCCGAGGTTCCGGAAAACCAACAAAAACTTAGGGTCAGCCTCGATAAAAAACAACGTAAGGGCAAGGAAGTAACCTTGGTCACAGGTTTTGTTGGCCCCGAAGACACCTTAAAAGAATTAGGCAAGGTACTCAAAGGAAAATGTGGGGTCGGCGGGAGCGTCAAGGATGGAGAGATCATTCTCCAAGGAGATCATCGTGATAAGGTGGTAACTATCCTAAAAGAAAAAGGGTATACGCAGACGAAGCGCTCGGGGGGCTGA
- a CDS encoding arginine deiminase-related protein — protein sequence MSQAQQIASTILMIRPAHFGYNEETADNNAFQSDKGGLSKAEIAEQAKAEFDALVAKLREYDIAVIVIEDTDDPIKTDAVFPNNWISFHEDNIVITYPMFSPNRRQERRDDIIDQLSEDYHIKQLIRLEPYEAEQRYLEGTGSMILDRAHLVAYACKSVRTHPELFDAFCEMMNFEGVLFTAVDEKGGEIYHTNVMMALGEELAIICLDAIPNEAEKAKVTNQLRKANKEILPISYAQMNAFAGNMLEVKNKKGEKFLVMSSSAYHSLDMQQTEKILKHTAILHSPLDTIETYGGGSARCMMAEVFLPKRLKAS from the coding sequence ATGAGTCAAGCACAACAAATTGCGAGTACCATTTTAATGATAAGACCTGCTCACTTTGGATATAATGAGGAAACAGCGGACAATAATGCTTTTCAATCTGATAAAGGAGGGTTGTCTAAGGCGGAGATTGCCGAGCAGGCTAAAGCCGAATTTGATGCCCTGGTAGCAAAATTAAGGGAATATGATATTGCGGTAATTGTCATAGAAGATACGGATGATCCCATCAAAACAGATGCTGTTTTTCCCAATAACTGGATAAGTTTTCACGAAGATAATATCGTCATTACCTACCCGATGTTTTCACCTAATCGAAGGCAGGAACGCCGCGATGACATCATCGATCAATTGAGCGAAGACTACCATATCAAACAATTAATAAGGCTAGAGCCATATGAAGCGGAACAGCGATACCTCGAAGGTACTGGGAGTATGATTCTAGATCGAGCCCACTTGGTTGCCTATGCCTGCAAAAGTGTTAGAACCCACCCTGAACTGTTTGATGCTTTTTGCGAAATGATGAATTTCGAGGGTGTGCTATTTACGGCAGTAGATGAGAAAGGAGGAGAAATTTATCACACGAATGTCATGATGGCGCTGGGAGAGGAACTTGCCATCATTTGCCTGGATGCCATACCGAATGAAGCAGAAAAGGCTAAGGTAACAAATCAGTTGCGAAAAGCAAACAAAGAAATCTTACCAATTTCTTATGCTCAGATGAACGCCTTTGCGGGCAATATGCTCGAAGTTAAAAACAAAAAAGGTGAAAAATTCCTTGTTATGTCTTCTTCGGCCTATCATTCCCTTGATATGCAACAGACCGAAAAAATCTTGAAACATACAGCCATCTTGCACAGTCCTTTAGATACCATTGAAACTTACGGCGGTGGAAGCGCCAGATGTATGATGGCAGAGGTGTTTTTGCCCAAAAGGCTAAAAGCGTCCTAA